A window from Zingiber officinale cultivar Zhangliang chromosome 7A, Zo_v1.1, whole genome shotgun sequence encodes these proteins:
- the LOC122002708 gene encoding ferritin-3, chloroplastic-like: MPLEASAAAALDLEEIGKELALIPTSPDLSLGRQKYADECESAINQQINVEYNNSYVYHALFAYFDRDNVALKGLAKFFKESSEEEREHAEKLMEYQNKRGGRVKLQSLVMPPSEFDHPEKGEALHAMELTLALEKLTNEKLIQLHNIAENCNDAQLADFIESEFLGEQVEAIKKISEYVAQLRRLGKGHGVWHFDQMLLHE, encoded by the exons ATGCCTCTCGAAGCTTCCGCGGCCGCTGCCTTGGACTTGGAGGAGATCGGGAAGGAGCTCGCTCTGATTCCGACGTCCCCAGATCTGTCTTTGGGCCGTCAGAAATACGCCGATGAGTGCGAATCTGCCATCAATCAACAGATCAA TGTCGAATACAATAATTCCTACGTCTATCATGCCTTGTTCGCTTACTTCGACCGCGACAACGTTGCGCTGAAAGGCCTCGCAAA ATTTTTCAAGGAGTCAAGTGAAGAGGAAAGGGAGCATGCCGAGAAACTGATGGAATACCAA AACAAGCGAGGAGGAAGAGTGAAACTCCAGTCTCTTGTTATGCCACCGTCTGAATTCGATCATCCCGAGAAGGGAGAAGCATTGCATG CCATGGAATTGACTTTGGCTCTTGAGAAGTTGACGAACGAGAAACTGATTCAGCTACACAAT ATTGCTGAAAATTGCAACGATGCTCAACTGGCTGACTTTATTGAGAGTGAATTTCTCGGAGAGCAG GTGGAAGCCATAAAGAAGATATCTGAGTACGTTGCTCAGCTGAGAAGGTTAGGGAAAGGACATG GGGTTTGGCATTTCGACCAGATGCTCCTCCATGAGTGA
- the LOC121999748 gene encoding PLASTID TRANSCRIPTIONALLY ACTIVE protein 6, chloroplastic-like, producing MMLPYCDLCNTVASVFEQQHQIAYEFSKPAPPFCDFTNSMEDVEELDNKRDYDIEYDKILGVVPVSSSADSPDDIESFVSTQGWESETVVDYRINEEEFHKIRLFHCDFFIRNPPDLDDNAYDFREMYVTPLDTAVYSILKVLATMSQKYIRCAKSNFGSYNVTEPPIDAPRDPLYKTEREIMKEMNMNE from the exons ATGATGTTGCCATATTGTGATCTTTGCAACACAGTGGCATCGGTGTTTGAACAACAACACCAAATAGCTTATGAATTCTCTAAACCAGCACCACCATTTTGTGATTTCACCAACTCAATG GAGGATGTCGAGGAGCTGGATAACAAGAGGGACTATGACATCGAGTATGACAAGATACTCGGCGTCGTGCCCGTTTCCTCCTCCGCCGACTCGCCAGACGACATCGAGAGCTTCGTGTCCACGCAAGGGTGGGAGTCTGAGACCGTCGTTGACTACCGTATCAACGAGGAGGAGTTCCACAAGATCCGCCTCTTTCACTGCGACTTCTTTATTCGGAACCCGCCCGACCTCGATGACAATGCCTACGACTTCCGAGAG ATGTATGTTACTCCTCTTGACACGGCTGTCTACTCAATTCTGAAGGTTTTGGCTACCATGTCTCAAAAG TACATTCGGTGTGCAAAATCAAACTTTGGAAGCTACAATGTCACGGAGCCACCCATAGACGCTCCTAGAGATCCACTGTACAAAACTGAGAGGGAAATTATGAAG GAGATGAACATGAACGAGTAA
- the LOC121999747 gene encoding serine/threonine protein phosphatase 2A 57 kDa regulatory subunit B' beta isoform-like: MILLLAHHKSNPNPQAPIPLLRRFLLPPAPQTPIPAPPANCTPPQPPVPSRKSSPSHLRDVPVLERQALFLRKLRICSVLFDFSDTLKLAREKEVKRQTLSEHVDFVQSGSGRLNEQVQEELVRTLDVNNFRSLPPASHENTGVEPTDPEEEDPYLDPAWPHLQLVYELLLRYVVSSDTDTKVAKRYIDHSFVLRLLDLLNSKDL, from the exons ATGATA CTTCTCCTCGCCCACCATAAATCGAACCCTAATCCTCAGGCGCCCATCCCGCTCCTCAGGCGCTTTCTTTTGCCTCCCGCTCCTCAGACGCCGATCCCAGCTCCCCCCGCCAACTGCACTCCTCCCCAGCCCCCGGTGCCGTCCCGCAAGTCGAGTCCCTCCCACTTACGCGATGTACCCGTACTCGAGCGCCAGGCGCTCTTTCTCCGCAAACTCCGGATCTGCTCTGTGCTCTTCGACTTCTCTGACACGCTCAAGTTGGCCCGCGAGAAGGAGGTGAAGCGGCAGACGCTGTCGGAGCACGTCGACTTCGTGCAATCCGGCTCCGGCCGGCTCAATGAGCAAGTACAGGAAGAGCTCGTCCGTACTTTAGACGTTAATAACTTCCGCAGTCTCCCTCCGGCTTCCCATGAAAACACCGGCGTCGAGCCCACCGACCCGGAGGAGGAGGACCCCTACCTCGACCCCGCCTGGCCTCATCTCCAGCTCGTCTATGAGCTCCTTCTCCGCTACGTTGTGTCGTCCGACACCGATACCAAGGTCGCCAAGCGCTACATCGACCACTCATTCGTGCTCCGCCTTCTCGACCTCTTAAACTCCAAAGACCTCTGA
- the LOC121999746 gene encoding uncharacterized protein LOC121999746: MVGGGSRRHDGSLKINSTNVFAVLETLKKKKKSDKESKSKGASKSQGKEQEKHVFWALAPLPNDTLLSLYWTTFDTQQSVISNFRLRSDSLYSADVPGRDACEITVVHQEDAGLNVEMAKLTFAKGIWSFVSKTNSALRGYSSHPSRSVLVPALLRLIKKYQVLQSLVLQKIGSYCDAMFSFLLQVASLTIIMRWIDEEETPQYLILDMDGVTSIDSDGIRMLVELHKHVERRGIKSTLNGSTSNLADSSSRPYTTLFSGQSAAVPWFHPSGGLQGLHNIHGSFNLPTVPGSLASREVAMGVVPLGGVQQPGGSIPSGWFSSNNLLVALSQMPHGSAVTNREGINVVGNHAFSSSNINGVTGSITGISSSSAYGNRSSVPGLGVSPVLSNVGPRLTSSVGNIVGSGNMGRSISSGGLSELGLASRVNLDTMHRARRIMLAPVRNIFVYYLLPFDVVRRIVMCNLWIPT; encoded by the exons ATGGTCGGAGGCGGAAGCAGGAGGCACGATGGGTCGCTGAAGATCAATAGCACTAACGTCTTCGCGGTGCTTGAgactctcaagaagaagaagaagtcggaCAAAGAGTCGAAGAGCAAGGGGGCGTCTAAGAGCCAAGGGAAGGAGCAGGAGAAGCATGTGTTTTGGGCCCTGGCGCCTCTACC GAATGATACTTTATTAAGTTTATACTGGACAACATTCGACACTCAGCAATCAGTTATTTCCAACTTCCGCTTGCGTTCTGATTCTCTGTATTCAGCTGATG TTCCTGGTAGGGACGCCTGTGAAATAACAGTGGTTCATCAAGAAGACGCTGGCCTCAACGTTGAGATGGCAAAACTGACATTCGCCAAAGGAATATGGAGCTTTGTGAGTAAGACAAACAGTGCTTTGCGTGGCTATTCCTCTCATCCTAGTCGCTCAGTATTAGTCCCTGCTCTTCTTAGACTTATTAAGAAG TATCAGGTTCTCCAAAGCTTAGTTCTGCAGAAAATTGGAAGTTATTGTGATGCAATGTTTAGCTTCCTGCTACAAGTTGCCAGTCTTACAAT AATCATGAGGTGGATAGACGAGGAAGAAACACCGCAATATCTGATTTTGGACATGGACG GAGTGACTTCCATTGACAGTGATGGGATTCGCATGCTAGTAGAACTCCACAAACATGTAGAAAGAAGAGGCATCAAG TCAACTCTTAATGGTTCAACATCTAATCTTGCGGACTCCTCAAGCCGACCCTATACCACATTGTTTTCTGGCCAGTCTGCGGCAGTGCCTTGGTTCCATCCTTCTG GTGGTCTTCAAGGATTGCATAATATTCATGGAAGCTTCAACCTGCCAACTGTGCCTGGTTCGCTTGCATCCAGAGAGGTCGCAATGGGTGTTGTACCATTAGGTGGTGTTCAGCAACCAGGAGGAAGCATTCCTAGTGGATGGTTCTCATCAAACAATCTTTTGGTTGCATTATCTCAG ATGCCTCATGGCTCTGCTGTCACAAATAGAGAGGGTATTAATGTTGTTGGAAATCATGCTTTTAGTAGTAGTAATATTAATGGAGTCACTGGGTCAATAACTGGTATTTCCTCAAGTTCAGCTTATGGGAATCGTAGTTCTGTTCCTGGTTTGGGAGTTTCTCCAGTATTGAGTAATGTAGGGCCAAGACTTACAAGCTCTGTAGGCAACATTGTTGGCAGTGGTAACATGGGAAGAAGCATCAGTTCTGGAGGATTATCTGAGCTCGGTTTAGCTTCACGGGTAAACTTAGATACTAtgcacagagcaagaaggataatgttggcaccagtaagaaacatatttgtatattatctattaccttttgatgttgtaagaagaatagttatgtgtaatttgtggataccgacttga